A stretch of the Chlorobiota bacterium genome encodes the following:
- a CDS encoding cytochrome-c peroxidase — MKISFNYLFVFIIFFMIITLLIPKNRNSIFFVPKGWPKPNYNFSKNNFSLKKFELGRKLFYDPILSKDSTISCASCHLQYSGFSHTDHNVSHGIDGKKGTRNGLALINLAWNKTFHWDGGVNNLEMQAINPITHPNEMGNSLNNLISKLNSNFNYKNLFFKAYNDSIIDSKNLLKALASFTVSLVSYNSKYDKYIRHEKGGTFSIQELNGLKLFRTFCSNCHNEPLFTNFTFANNGLKIDPNFNDLGRYNITHIQNDSFKFKVPTLRNIEFTFPYMHDGRFNKLSEVINHYANINLNEIKQLNLDIKEPITITENQKKDLVAFLFTLTDLDFLYNKTFSYPFK; from the coding sequence ATGAAAATTAGTTTCAATTATTTGTTTGTCTTTATTATTTTTTTTATGATTATTACTTTGTTAATACCAAAGAATCGTAATTCAATTTTCTTTGTTCCTAAAGGATGGCCAAAACCAAATTATAATTTTTCTAAAAACAATTTTTCCTTGAAAAAATTTGAATTAGGAAGAAAATTATTTTATGATCCAATTTTATCAAAAGATAGTACAATTTCTTGTGCAAGCTGTCATTTGCAATATTCTGGATTTTCTCATACAGACCATAATGTAAGCCATGGAATTGATGGGAAGAAGGGTACAAGGAATGGTTTGGCATTAATAAACTTAGCTTGGAATAAAACTTTTCATTGGGATGGAGGAGTTAATAATTTAGAAATGCAAGCAATAAATCCAATTACTCATCCAAATGAAATGGGTAATTCACTTAACAATCTAATCTCAAAACTAAATTCAAATTTCAATTATAAAAATCTTTTTTTTAAAGCATACAATGATTCTATAATTGATTCTAAAAATTTACTCAAAGCATTAGCTTCATTTACTGTTTCTTTAGTTTCATATAATTCTAAGTATGATAAATATATTAGGCATGAGAAAGGGGGAACATTCTCAATACAAGAGCTAAATGGTTTAAAACTCTTTAGAACATTTTGTTCAAATTGTCATAATGAGCCATTATTTACTAATTTTACTTTTGCAAACAATGGTTTAAAGATTGATCCTAATTTCAATGATTTAGGAAGATACAATATTACTCATATCCAAAATGATTCGTTTAAATTTAAAGTTCCAACATTAAGAAATATTGAATTTACATTCCCATATATGCATGATGGTAGATTTAACAAATTAAGTGAAGTTATTAATCATTATGCAAATATAAATTTAAATGAAATCAAGCAATTAAATTTAGATATTAAAGAACCAATTACAATAACAGAAAATCAGAAAAAAGATTTAGTTGCATTTTTATTTACACTTACTGATTTAGATTTTTTGTACAACAAAACATTTTCATATCCATT
- a CDS encoding Spy/CpxP family protein refolding chaperone yields MKRLLNVISAFVFIALISVTTSLAQPGGPGRKGDSAGPGGPGGPRRGGDSLKPKPPHTNCIDLLGLTDAQKEQMKAIRSNFESSTLAKREEMKSLMTKARELRKANDKAGLDALKSQLDTLRSQIDAAHKLMDDAMRNIFTDAQKAILDDCIKNNRPPHKGGPQGDGDPIKRGPSTEGSGTIN; encoded by the coding sequence ATGAAAAGACTATTAAACGTAATTAGTGCATTTGTATTCATAGCATTAATTAGTGTAACTACATCACTTGCTCAACCAGGAGGACCTGGAAGAAAAGGAGATTCAGCTGGACCAGGCGGTCCTGGCGGACCTAGAAGAGGAGGAGATTCGTTAAAACCAAAACCGCCACATACAAATTGTATTGATTTATTAGGTTTAACAGATGCTCAAAAAGAACAAATGAAAGCTATTAGAAGCAATTTTGAAAGTTCTACATTAGCTAAGCGTGAAGAAATGAAATCATTAATGACCAAAGCTCGCGAATTACGTAAAGCTAATGATAAAGCTGGGTTAGATGCTTTGAAATCACAATTGGATACATTGAGGTCTCAAATTGATGCAGCTCATAAATTAATGGATGATGCAATGAGGAATATTTTTACAGATGCTCAAAAAGCAATTCTTGATGATTGTATTAAAAATAACAGACCACCTCATAAAGGAGGACCTCAAGGAGATGGGGATCCAATTAAACGTGGACCTTCAACAGAAGGAAGTGGGACAATCAATTAA